A DNA window from Rhizobium jaguaris contains the following coding sequences:
- a CDS encoding PA0069 family radical SAM protein, with translation MNEQSLAGQAAFAPANTADVANALIADTGLRVEIDRRRGRGAGLNPSGRFEPLRRETFDDGWQTLEELPPFKTEVQVEKPRTAITRNESPDIPFDRSINPYRGCEHGCIYCFARPTHAYMGLSAGLDFESKLFAKPDAARLLERELAKPGYKPRVIAIGTNTDPYQPIEKEWRIMRQILEVLNKANHPVAIVTKSALIMRDVDILKEMAAKSLVRVGISVTTLDRKLARTMEPRAATPQRRLEAIRALSEAGIQTAVMVAPIIPALNDHEIERILDAGKAAGAMEASYVILRLPLEVSPLFRDWLLQNYPDRYRHVMSLIRSMRGGKDYDAEFGKRMKGAGPYAWQISRRFEMATKRLELTRRSIAIRDDLFVPPDGSGAQLSLL, from the coding sequence ATGAACGAGCAGTCCCTTGCAGGGCAGGCCGCATTTGCGCCTGCCAACACGGCAGATGTTGCCAATGCTTTGATCGCCGACACCGGTCTCAGAGTCGAGATCGATCGCAGGCGCGGTCGCGGCGCTGGGCTGAACCCGAGCGGCCGGTTCGAGCCGCTGCGGCGTGAGACATTCGACGACGGCTGGCAGACGCTGGAAGAATTGCCGCCGTTCAAAACCGAAGTGCAGGTGGAAAAGCCGCGCACGGCAATCACGCGCAACGAGTCTCCCGATATCCCCTTCGATCGTTCCATCAACCCCTATCGTGGCTGCGAGCATGGCTGCATCTATTGTTTCGCACGGCCGACACATGCCTATATGGGCCTGTCGGCGGGGCTCGATTTCGAATCGAAACTCTTCGCCAAACCTGATGCTGCGCGACTGCTGGAACGAGAACTCGCCAAGCCCGGCTACAAGCCGCGCGTCATCGCGATCGGCACCAATACCGATCCTTATCAGCCGATCGAGAAGGAATGGCGGATCATGCGCCAGATTCTCGAAGTGCTGAACAAGGCAAACCATCCGGTCGCGATTGTCACCAAGTCGGCACTGATCATGCGCGATGTCGACATTCTGAAGGAGATGGCAGCCAAAAGCCTGGTGCGTGTCGGTATCTCCGTGACCACGCTCGACCGCAAGCTGGCGCGCACCATGGAACCACGCGCCGCTACACCCCAGCGACGCCTGGAGGCGATCCGCGCGCTCAGCGAGGCCGGTATCCAGACCGCCGTGATGGTGGCGCCGATCATCCCTGCCCTCAACGACCACGAGATCGAGCGCATTCTCGATGCGGGCAAGGCAGCCGGCGCCATGGAAGCGAGCTATGTCATCCTGCGCCTGCCGCTGGAGGTCAGCCCGCTCTTCCGCGATTGGCTGCTGCAGAACTATCCGGATCGGTACCGCCATGTCATGTCGCTGATCCGTTCGATGCGTGGCGGCAAGGATTATGATGCCGAGTTCGGCAAACGCATGAAGGGTGCAGGCCCCTATGCTTGGCAGATCAGCCGCCGTTTCGAAATGGCAACGAAGCGGCTGGAGCTCACCCGCCGCAGC
- a CDS encoding glycosyl transferase, with protein sequence MLTVIIECQDQEPELAQTLAALVAGAIEGLVCDVVVLDHGSRDGTSHVADAAGCRFYSQWDIKDILSSARGEWLLFVEPGARPQAGWIDEIAEYVSLNKVPARFTASRGYRRPLLQRIGRRLPPLELGLLLSKGQAIAVAKTGMRLAEFAKGQKSRQLSSELIPSWVARAAR encoded by the coding sequence ATGTTGACAGTTATCATTGAATGCCAGGACCAGGAACCTGAGCTGGCGCAGACATTGGCGGCATTGGTCGCGGGCGCGATCGAAGGGCTCGTATGCGACGTCGTCGTGCTCGATCATGGCTCGCGTGACGGCACCTCGCACGTCGCCGACGCTGCCGGCTGCCGTTTCTATTCACAATGGGATATCAAAGACATATTGAGTTCGGCGCGGGGCGAATGGTTACTTTTCGTCGAGCCCGGCGCGCGTCCGCAGGCCGGCTGGATCGATGAGATCGCCGAATATGTCTCGCTCAACAAAGTGCCTGCGCGGTTCACTGCCTCGCGCGGCTATCGCCGCCCTTTGCTGCAGCGCATCGGCCGCCGTCTGCCGCCGCTGGAATTGGGCTTGCTCCTCTCCAAAGGCCAAGCCATCGCCGTCGCAAAAACCGGCATGAGGCTTGCCGAGTTCGCCAAGGGCCAGAAGAGCCGCCAACTGTCCAGCGAACTGATTCCCTCCTGGGTCGCGCGGGCGGCCCGGTAG
- the moaB gene encoding molybdenum cofactor biosynthesis protein B — translation MAGSSEARPFIPVGIAVLTVSDTRTLADDKSGDTLVGRIAEAGHRLAARAIVPDDKERIRSQVEAWTRDETIDVVITTGGTGFTGRDITPEALEPLFEKRMDGFSEVFHRISYDKIGTATIQSRVTGGVANATFIFVLPGSPGACKDAWDGILKAQLDYRHMPCNFVEIMPRLDEHLKRGAGSK, via the coding sequence ATGGCCGGTTCAAGCGAAGCAAGGCCCTTCATCCCGGTCGGTATCGCGGTGCTGACAGTTTCCGATACGCGCACGCTCGCCGATGACAAATCCGGCGACACATTGGTTGGCCGCATCGCCGAAGCCGGCCATAGGCTGGCTGCCCGCGCCATCGTTCCCGACGACAAGGAGCGTATCCGAAGCCAGGTGGAAGCCTGGACACGCGACGAAACCATCGACGTCGTCATCACCACCGGCGGGACCGGCTTTACTGGCCGCGACATCACACCCGAAGCGCTGGAACCCCTGTTCGAAAAGCGGATGGACGGGTTTTCCGAGGTGTTCCATCGCATCTCCTACGACAAGATCGGCACGGCGACGATCCAGTCGCGGGTAACCGGCGGTGTCGCCAACGCCACCTTCATTTTCGTGCTGCCGGGCTCTCCGGGCGCCTGCAAGGATGCCTGGGACGGTATCCTGAAGGCGCAGCTCGATTACCGACACATGCCCTGCAATTTCGTGGAGATCATGCCGCGGCTCGACGAGCATTTGAAGCGTGGCGCCGGCTCAAAATAA
- a CDS encoding 4-(cytidine 5'-diphospho)-2-C-methyl-D-erythritol kinase — protein MTVILAAGDFDFTEEAPAKINLALHVTGRRADGYHLLDMLVTFARHGDRLGFRVSEYDELSLSGSFSPLLAEADAGGNLVLKARDLLRQAAHAAGFEAPPVHIHLEKNLPIASGIGGGSADAAATLRGLTQLWALTVPSDTVMTIALKLGADVPMCLVSRPLIARGIGETIELLPDFPSFAMVLGNPLVGVSTPEVFRLLARKDNPPLALPSQAPNDHAQWIGAIKRLRNDLEPPARMLCNEIATLSQLIESQGALTTRMSGSGATCFGLFDHLEQATAAAASLHSIRPDWYFQATETIKGET, from the coding sequence ATGACCGTGATCTTAGCTGCGGGTGATTTCGACTTCACGGAGGAAGCACCCGCCAAGATCAATCTGGCCCTCCATGTGACGGGACGACGCGCCGACGGGTACCACCTGCTCGACATGCTGGTAACCTTTGCGCGGCACGGCGATCGCCTTGGTTTTCGGGTGAGTGAGTACGACGAACTCAGCCTTTCCGGGAGCTTCTCCCCTCTTCTTGCCGAGGCAGATGCCGGCGGCAATCTGGTACTGAAGGCGCGCGATCTCTTACGACAGGCGGCTCATGCCGCCGGTTTCGAGGCACCGCCGGTGCATATCCATCTCGAAAAAAACCTACCCATCGCCTCCGGTATCGGCGGCGGTTCGGCAGATGCGGCAGCGACCCTGCGCGGGCTGACGCAGCTGTGGGCGCTCACCGTGCCCTCAGACACGGTGATGACGATTGCCCTGAAGCTCGGTGCCGATGTGCCAATGTGCCTCGTTAGCCGGCCGCTGATCGCACGCGGCATCGGCGAAACGATCGAACTGCTGCCGGACTTTCCGTCTTTCGCCATGGTGCTCGGCAATCCCCTCGTCGGCGTTTCGACACCGGAGGTGTTTCGCCTACTCGCTCGGAAGGACAATCCGCCGCTCGCGCTTCCCTCGCAGGCGCCAAACGACCACGCACAATGGATTGGGGCGATCAAGAGGCTACGCAATGATCTGGAGCCGCCGGCGCGGATGCTCTGTAACGAGATCGCCACGCTCTCGCAATTGATCGAGAGCCAAGGCGCGCTCACCACGCGTATGTCCGGTTCAGGCGCAACCTGCTTTGGCCTGTTCGATCATCTCGAGCAGGCGACGGCGGCAGCGGCATCGCTTCACAGCATAAGGCCAGACTGGTATTTCCAGGCGACAGAAACGATAAAGGGAGAAACATGA